Part of the bacterium genome is shown below.
GCTCCGCCGCGGCGTCCGGGTGCGAGTGGTAGAAGCCGAGGATCCGTTCCGGCGTGCCGCGCAGCGTGCGCTGCACGTTGATGATGACCCGCGGATCGATGGCGAAGCGGTGATGTCGCTCCTCGGCCGGTGCCACGTTCGGGCACGGCAGCGTCCGTGTCACCCGGAGCGCGGCGCCGTCGCCGTCCGCGACGCCGATCAGCAGGCCACACACCTCGAGCGGGTAGCCGCCCGCGGCGTGTTCCAGGACCCGCGCGCCGAGCGCGGCCGGAATGCGCACCTCGGTCACCGGCCGCCCGCGATGCTCGGCACGATGGAGATCTCGTCTCCATCGCGGACCGGAGTGCGCAGGTCCTGCGCGAAGCGGATGTCGTCCCCGTTCACGAAGACGTTCAGGAACGGGCGCAGGCTGCCGTCTTCCGTGGTGATGCGCTCCAGGAAGCCGGCGTACTCGCGGCCGACGTCGGCGAGCACGTCGGCGACCGTCGCCCCCGTCGCGACGACCTCGTCCCGTCCGCCGGTGAGGCGGCGCAGGACCGTCGGGATGCGGACCGTCACTGGCATGGTTCACCTCTCCTCACTGATACCGGCAATGCATGTTCAGGATCGCGCGAAGGCCGCCCCGGCCTCCTCCGCC
Proteins encoded:
- a CDS encoding molybdopterin synthase sulfur carrier subunit, which encodes MPVTVRIPTVLRRLTGGRDEVVATGATVADVLADVGREYAGFLERITTEDGSLRPFLNVFVNGDDIRFAQDLRTPVRDGDEISIVPSIAGGR